Genomic window (Macrobrachium rosenbergii isolate ZJJX-2024 chromosome 48, ASM4041242v1, whole genome shotgun sequence):
ACTACCCCAAATTAAGATCTCCATTTTCAATCAGATGAACTCTTCCAATCTCCAAATCGTCAGCAAGAACTTCCACGCGACGGTTCATTTAGTTTCAGGTCCTACTCACACTGATTCATCTCaatgaaacttcagaagttcgagcgaacgtgcaatgcattactaccgtaagtaccactctccttgcattttaatacattttcatcaatttgttaattcattaacatggggcgcactgacggcattactcccCTTTGGGGGTACCTTCCCTCTTAGCTGCAGGACACAAGACAACGCATCCTGCACTGACAGAGTTCCTCAGAATTCCTCATTTGTCTCCTTTCTCCAAATGATTTCATAACGGTTCTGTTTAGCACAGTACAGCTCGTAGCCAGCATCTCTCCTCCTATCCTCAGGCGGGAATGTAATATTCCCCTGGAGGAGTTCCTTACCACATTCTTGTGTCGAATTCACTAATAACCGGACGTTCAGTCCAATGTGTGTTTCTTCACTTTAAGCTAATAGGCCTTACCCctcatgattttagttttctgtataagacaactatcgtgccggctttgtccgtccgtccgcactttattctgtccgccctcagatcttaaaaactactgaggctagagggctgcaaattggtatgttgatcatctaccctccaatcatcaaacatgccatattgcagccctctagtcttagtagtttttactttatttaaggttaaaattatccataaccgtgcgtctggaaacgatataggccaggccaccacggggccttggttaaagtttcatggggtgcagctcatatagtattataccgagacaccgaaagatagatctattttctgtggtcttgattatacgctgtacagaaaactcgattaagccgaagaaacttcggcgcattttttacttgttattattttgattctTTCAAAATACTAAGTATAAGTTGGTATATCAGTTCCTTAGGAATCAggcactggaatggaatggaatatagagtttaggccaaaggccaagcactgggacctatgaggtcattcagcgctgggaaggaaacTGAGAGAAGGTTGCttcaaagatgtaacaggagggaaacctcgcagctgcaatttgaaataattattaggaaagGGCGGATAGCAAGATGCAAGAAGttaatatggaaggaggtacagtaaaaggtactGATAAATCTGCTATGAGGAATCTGTGGCTGCCTCATTTCTTCTGTAAAGTGGCTTATACCAGCAACGAATATAATTACCGCCTCAGGCCTAGATGTGAGCACAGGTAACCGTTTGCGATATTAAgttacacgatatatatatataaaaaccacatGATTTCTACTTCCATACTAAGGCTTTTACCTACAAATACACAATTTCTGTATTCATTCTAAGGTTTTACTTACAAATAGACTGTTTCTATTTACTTACTAAGGCTTTTACCTACAAATACACTTGTTTCTGATTTCACACTAAGAATGTATCTACAaatagtttctgtttttatactaATGCTTCAAGAGACATACTAAGGCTTTGCGTACAAAAACATGTGTTTCTGTTTTCATACTAACACTTTACCTACAAATACAGCATTCCTATTTTCATACTAAGGTTTTACCTACAAACAAACATACTGTTTCTATTGACAGACTATAAGACTTTACCTACAAACATATCGTTTCTGTCTTCACACTGAAGGCTTCACCTACAAACACACCACTCCACCCTTCCTACCTGCATACTAGTCCTCCCTcaacaaacacaacaaacaacaaacccaaattaaaaaaaaaaagaaactaaaacacaTATATCTACTCGCCTTGGAGACCCTCGGCCTCTCGTGCAGAGCCGGGACCATCTCGCGCAGtttctggtactcctgcctcTTGACTCTTTTCAGTCTCGACCTGCGGTACTTGCGGACGATCCTGGACGCGTGCGGACCCGACCCCATCTTGGACTGCGGCGCTAGGTAGCGCTGCCGCAGGAGCAGCTGCGTCGACAGGTAGCGCTGTCGATTCTGCAGGGCCGACGCAGACAGCTGCTGCGGCTGTTGGTGGGACTGACGCAACTGACTgctggtgttggtggtggtggtggtggtggtgtgttgGAGGACTGTTGgagtggtgttggtggtggtagtggtggtggtgttggtgttggtgatggAGAGATGACGGTGGTGATAGGGCCCTCGACATACGCACAGATGTTTCACGCAAATTTTCGGCTTTAATTCCACCTGTCGGGAGAGACAGAAGAAATTAGCGATGAAAATTATATCTGAATCATCAAAATTCgtcaaaataaagtttttattaaataatttttatttgctccATTGACTCGGAAGTAGAACCTGACATTCAAGTAATAAAagataatagtattattattattattattattattattattattattattattattattattattattattattattattattattattattttatttttattattattattattattattattttactattattattattaacattttattattattattattattattattattattattattattattattattattattattattattattattatccagatgatgaaccctattcatatggaacaagcttccaaagaatattatggtgttcatttgaaagaagcaacagaagctaattggaaatacagaaagatattagaaaaccagatacttaacaaattaataaataaataaaaatgtaagtaaaacattaaaatacaggttgaattgcactagggtagtaatgcacccTAACGCAAAATGCGACATCGCCATCATCGAAGAATTCTTTGACAAACTAAAGTTTATACAAGACATTTGCTGATAccataaacaaaattacaaacaaaaacacacacacaagctaaaaaataaacatgaaaagacacactcgcacgcacacacacagacgaaaCCAAACAGATCTCTATAAATCAACGCCATTCAATACCTCATCGTCTTGACATTCGGTATAGAAATATGTCGCGTAATATTTACGCCAAATGTTCCcaacaaataaacagaataataaacaaaataaacacgaCACGAAATCTGCGACAAACTCGAGCTATATTCGATTCTCGAGATTCTACTTGTGTAGACGGTACTGACTTCGGACAAGTCTCACTGGCGTTTTGgcgtttacataaatatttacataaattattccTATACACAAGTCATACGAGACAGGTCTAGACAGTCTTAAGTGAACAGGCAACTACTGTATTGCTGCACTGGCATgatccacataataataataataataataataataataataataataataataataataataataataataataataataatgtacgacATACTGAACTGACAAGTAAAGATTTTCATGTTAACAAGAAACTATTATATTGCCATACTGACAAGATCCAAGCctagactataataataataataataataataataataataataataataataataataataataataataataataataagaagaagaagaagaagaagaagaagaagaagaagaagaagaagaagaagaccaccctctttgaggcaagttttgttgtaTAAattcaattcgcaaaatgcagccattttattcaacataataataataataatgcatgacACACTGAATAGACGATTCAAGCCAGTCTTAAGTGAATAGGCAACAACTATAATGCTATACTGGCAAGatccacatataataataataataataataataataataataataataataataataataataataacaataataataataataataataataataataataataataataataataataataataataataataataataataataatgtatgacaTACTGAATAGACGATTCAAGACAGTCTCAAGTGAACAGGCAACTACTTATTAGATTGCCACACTGGCAAGATCCAAGCCAAGTCTATGACTaccacagaataataataataataataataataataataataataataataataataataataataataataataataataattacaactagTAGCAGCAGTAATGGCAATATTCTAAATGGCCTTATGTtacatgacaaaaaatatttagaaaaacaaaaaattacaaagtcaGGTAATAGCGaggtgactttaaaaaaaaaaaaacaccaacattataattaataaaaaaaaaaacatgaatcgTGCCAGGAACTTCTCAATGGCTGCATGACCTTTGCTGCAAAGCTGCTGGGCATTTCAAGGAACTTTTATCAGAGGCGCTTGACCTAGTATCAAGTGGTTGGGTCAAAggttgttttatcattttagctCATGACGGAATATTTCTCTAAAgttacttacttatttttctccaGTTACTTATTTCTCTCCAGTTACTTATTTCTTTCCAGTTACTTATTTCTTTCCAGTTACTTAGCCTACTTATTTTTCCCCACTTACTTATTTCTCACTTGTTACTTATTCACTTAATTGGTGTACAAAACACGTCATTTTTcgcgcatgcatacacacacacatatatatatatacatatagatatatatttttgtatatatatatatatatatatatatatatatatatatatatatacacacatatatatataatatacatacatacatacatatatatatatatatatatatatatatataatatatatatatctgtgtatacatatatacatacacaatatatatatctgtacctaTCAACATACAAATCAGTTCAGTCAACAAAGCTTGGCTGTttctataaaaggaaatgaaacataCTCAACATACAAAGTCATTTTCAGTGGAACAAAGTTTTGGCTGTTTACAGAtgacaaaggaaatgaaacataCTCTAGCAGCATAAGTCATTTATCTTATATGGAACTACAAGTTTTGGGTATTTACAGATGACCCAAGCAGTAACAGCAATAACGACCCGAGCAATAAGAGCAATAACGACCCGAGCAATAAGAGCAATAACGACCCaaacaataatagcaataatgacCCAATCAATAATAGCAATAACGACCCAagcaataatagcaataatgacCCAagcaataatagcaataatgacCCGAGCAATAAGAGCAATAACGACCCAAGCAATAATAGCAATAACGACCCaaacaataatagcaataatgacCCGAGCAATGATAGTAATAAAGACCCAAGCAATAATAGCAATAACGACCCgaacaataacagcaataacgACTTAAGCAATAACACCAATAACGACCCAAGTAATGACAACCCTAGCAATAACGACctaagtaataataacaatgacggCCCAAGCAATACTAGCAATAAGAACCCAAGCAATAATAACACAAACGACCCAAGCAATAATAGCAATAAGAACccaagcaataataacaataacgaccCAAGCAATAACAGCAATAACGACCCGGGCAATAACAGCAATAACGACCCAAAGCAATAATAGCAATAACCCGAGCAATAATAGCAATAACGACCCAAAGCAATAATAGCAACAACGACCCGGGCAATAATAGCAATAACGACCCAAACAATACCTGCAATAACGACCCGAGCAATAACAGCAATAACGACCCAAAGCAATAACAGCAATAACGACCCAAAGCAATAATAGCAATAACGACCCAAGCAATAACTGCAGTAATGATCCGAGCAGTAACAGCGATAACGGCCCAAGCAATAATAGCAATAACGATCAAAGCAATAATAGCAATAACGACCCAAAGCAATAACAGCAATAACGACCCAAGCAATAATAGGATAATGGTAATTTAAATAACCCTAAAAACGAGATCCTCAATAAATACAGACATTACTTTTATTtgcgaataaaaataataagcaatgaACAGGCTCCCCAAATGGACACTGAACGAAGGCTATTACCGGGACATATTTATTTAATCTCTTCATAAATCATCTGTTTATACTCGTCATCTAACGAGTTCACTGCGGTACATGACATgcatctgactctctctctctctctctctctctctctctctctctctctctctccaaagaagaAGCGCAGATCAATCAAATGGGTTCATACATACGTGAAAATAAATTCGTCTTTGTACGCCCTATTATAAAAGTGAGGTCGCCTGTTGCCATACCTTGAGAAAAATAATTAGCTTATAATACAAAGAGTATCCCTTATTAATGacataacatcatatatatatatatatatatatatatatatatatatatatatatatatatatatatatatatatatacagattttatatatatacacatatatacagtatattgatttatatatatgtaaatatatatgtatatatatatatatgtatgtaaaatctactggccactttttatatatatatatatatatatatatatatatatatatatatatatatatatgtatgtgggtgtgtgtgtgtatgtttgtgtgtttgtgtatgtgtgtgagaaagaATATCCCTCTGACCTACCCCTGTACACTCTCCTTCTCCCTTATAAGCAGAAACCAACGAACATTTCAGACACgcaaagattaaaaattaaaaaaaaaagagaaaaataaaaataaaaaaagagaaaaacaaaaataaaaaaaaaaagaaaaggcgaGATAAGCCCAGGCAAAACCTCCATTATAAATCCATTCAGGTCATGAGCAACAAACAGAAAggggtttggggggggagggaaggggggaggggtgttgaGGGAGTGGCTGTGTCCATTTTCAGCCTCAAAGGATCCCGCCTCGGATGGAGTCCTACCTTTATGGGGATGGAGTCCTACAGACACAGTGGACCTCCGAAACATCAGGAGCTGCCAGAGCCATTTCTTTATAGacagaatatagtatttaggccaaaggtcaggcggtgggacctatgaggtcattcagcgttcaAAGGGGGAACTGACAGTAAAGAGgactgaaaggcgtaacaggaggaaaacctcaaagcagttgcactatgaatcaactgttagagaaTACGgtaggaggtactgtaaaaggaatgaaaggggttgcagcttggggcctaaagaaggggcgctgcaaagaaccttgagtaatgcctacagtgcaccgaatggggtgcactgacggcaatggCCCCCCTCTCTGCGGGGGCCATTTCTTCATACGCTCGCGAGACGGATCTCCGCGCGTTCTAAGCCAGTCAGTCACACTTATGGAAGTGACCTAAATAAAGCGCGAatggggggtggggatggggaggaggggaggggagaggggagtgtaggagaggagggagggaggggagggaggggggggggggaggggggagaagagaggagatggaaggggaggggagggaggggaggggaggggagggaggaggggagggggggggaggggatggggagtgggaggagggggaggggaggggatggaatgtgatggaggggggaggggggggggggggaggggagggggggggggggggaggggggaggagagggaagaaggGAGCGAGAGGGGAGAAGAGTAGGGTAGGGGAGGGATTGGGAgaagggggggaagagggagacggatagggaggggagggtaggggggcggggaggggataAAGATTAAGGGGAGGGGATGAATGAATCTGGCGGATGATCTCTGGCGCAATTACCCAAGGATGCGCGCCGTCAGGTGGTTCCTTCCTCCTCCAGGGGTTAGATCAAGGCTGATCACTAGGTCCCACACTCGTCGACTGGTTTGATGCTGCAGTGGATTCTATTGCATCTCAAATTTGAGCATAAATACGGAAGGATATTACGTAAGGTGTATATATGAATGGTATTGCTAGTGAGcgaatatatacatgcatacatacattatatatatatatatatatatatatatatatatatatatatatatatatatatatatatatatatatatatatattctgtattaatAAGTACGCCACTACATCATGCCTTCGAAACGTTGATACACCAAAATATCAGGAACCTAAGATTAGTTAACTGTGGAagtttaaacacacaaaaaaaacctaTTTGCCTCTGGAGTGCTAGTATACATGTTGTGCAAGGAcggccctaataataataataataataataataataataataataataataataataataataagagagtaGAGACATATAACTGTTACAAAACCAGTGGCTACTTCGCTAATCACCCGCCGTTACTTTTCGTCACAGAGAAAAGTAACTATCAAGTGTTTGTTACTTGGTACAGCAAAGCGAGGGTAATCATATTTATTGCTAATTCTTCTCATGTTTCATAAAGTATCAATTTTAAACGatattataacaagtaaaaaaatgggcccaaatttcttcggggcaatcgagttttccgtgcaTCGTAtgatcaaagccaccgaaaatagatctatctttaggtggtctcggtataatcctgtatgagcccatgaaactttaaccacggcacggtggtggcctgtcccgtatcgttgccagaagcacgattatggctaactttaaccttaaatgaaaaaaatactgtggctagacggctgcaatttggtacgtctgatgactgtagggtggatgatcaacatgccaatttgcagccctctagc
Coding sequences:
- the LOC136831186 gene encoding uncharacterized protein isoform X2; translated protein: MVELKPKICVKHLCVCRGPYHHRHLSITNTNTTTTTTTNTTPTVLQHTTTTTTTNTSSQLRQSHQQPQQLSASALQNRQRYLSTQLLLRQRYLAPQSKMGSGPHASRIVRKYRRSRLKRVKRQEYQKLREMVPALHERPRVSKVEVIEEAIKYIDELHTALIQRFRARGLPSVLKDVPLEAREVHGGNIRELVRHLLATSNPASLPPSRIENARTLPSFIQKISKARRL